One Magnolia sinica isolate HGM2019 chromosome 2, MsV1, whole genome shotgun sequence genomic window, AGAGTAGATTAGTATAATCTGGGATATCTCAGTATATTAGCAGCATCTAGGTGTATCTTTTAGATTATTACATTAGATACATACTAATATACTCATACAattgccacatgtgaggaggatgagtccaCCAGTTTTTAAATAGTGAAAACCCAAATAGGAATATAGTGCTTTAAAGTAGAATAGGCCTCTGTGGACAGGGTTGTCCCAGATGCCACCCAGATATCATAAGATCTAATCCTTAGGCAACTGGGCTAACTTGAATGGTTAAGAAAAATATGACAATTGTTCatgaaaaacttaaaattttaatgAGTGGAACTTTCCAATCTCGAAGAAATTCCAGCATTCCTATCCACAGTGGGATCATCAGATCAACACTCTGGATTATTGTTTGGTGTGTCAGGACCGATTTCACTAACAAAAGGTTATGTACAATATGCTCAAAGGCATCATAAAAGGATTTTAGTAGGTGTTGAGAAATAAAGGACTTTCAAGAGTATATACTGCTATGAATAAAGATATGAATGAGAGAGTGATaacaaatataaaaaattatatttccaaatgaatattttattttcagtaaTAGTTTTTCAATATTATttcaagaaaaacctcaaaatttggaAATCTCCAGAAAAATTTTCTTGATGCGAAATTGcaagaatgagatttttcaccATGGTTGTTCCTGAGTCTTACTGTCTCACATGTTATAAGTTGGACGCTTTATGTAGGAACGACTCGGCCCGCCGTTGAAATTGTGGACCGTCAGCTGTCTTTGAAAATGAAGAGTTGATTTATACTCTGGTAGGGTATGACTATCTATACTCATGCACACAATTTctgcacatgtggcatgcatATAGCCCGATTCAaaaaaagtgggcctcactacatatgggtgataattttttattttttattttttttaaaaaacgaaCTGAATAGATAAAAGTAAGTTTTGTATTGCTGGCCATTAATGAGCGGTCAAAGTGTGAAATAATCAACCAGACCTTCACAACTAACAAAATTTCATTAATCAGAGGTTAGAAATACAAAATCAATATGAGTTTAAGGCTCAAACCGGACTATTTTTGCTGCGCAATTTGAATGGTTTTTGTTAGGGAAAAATATGCCAAGTCCGATAAGTCGGCTTATACGGAAGTGACATGGCCCGGACTCACTAGGCGCCAAGTTTAACCGAGGCCTACATGTCCAGAGTCACAAGGAGAGGCCTCTAAGGAGGCCAAAGCACCTTGAGGGGCCTTAAGGAGATTCCCAAGAACCAATCTATGCCGACCCATTTCATAGGTTAGCCATTATTCAGGCATAAGCCGACTGAGCCTTGGCCCAACCTTAGTTCGACCTACCTTTTAAGTCGGCCAATAGGGTGGCCATCAACCAACAATAAGTTGATTACAGATTGACCGCGTCTGACTAAGAGTCAGCCAAATGGCAAAAGAAGAGAGCCAACCAGTGTGAATCATCTGGGAACGTCTATGCTCCGAGGTTAGCCAATGGCATGCCGAGCCACGTTACTTATTCTCAACTAGAAGCTCATCATCGGATCTTGCCCTAAGCCGAGCCAAGACTCGGCCCATATGAAAAATCTTCTTCCGAGATCTTTGGAAGATAATCTCTAATCTCGAGAATCCAGAGAATTAAGGATCTCAGGATCATCCAAGATAACGATCAATCCCATTTAGGAAAGATCCCGAAGTTACACGAGATTGCACCTCCTCTATAAATGAGAAAtgcctaatggtgaaaggtacatacGCATTCTCACTCCTACCTCTATTAAGTCATCAAGACCCAGAAttctagcctgacttaggcattggagggtcccctgtacaagTTAGGGTCTCTTTTATCCTCTCCCTGTGCAGGTATTCGACCAGCAGAAGGGGTGAGctaaaaactgcatcaacagtttggcgccgtctgtgggaattcgacactaaaagtcaTTTTTCCGCTCTATCGAAAGTATTGTGTAACCTGCCATGGCGAGAACATGGAAGAACGCTTAGATCTCTCCTCAAGAGTTTCCAATTACCAGTCCGGCAACAACGAATGGCGCCCTAGATCAACCCGAGCAACAGGAGAATCGTCAGGGCTCCCCAGGTTGCCAAGCGACCTCTGGTTCGACCCGGCACACTCAACAGAATCAAGGAGGGAACGGGCGACTGAAAAGAAAAGTTCAAGAGATTAAGGCTAATATGGActacatgaaacaaatatttgAGCAAATGCAGCCCCAGCGGACATAAGTACCCAACCAGAGGGATGGTCGGTCAAATGGTGCTCGATAATTCGCTGACCCTCAGCCTTCCGCCCCGCAAGCTGCTCCTCAACGGAGTCAATATTAAGACCCGGCCAAGCCCGTTCCGACTCATATTTCAGCGACAGTTCCACTACCTGCTTTCGATCTGCGACATGCAATGGATCGAAGGAAGCGCGGTCGCCTACCGAACGAAGGAACAACAGACAGCGAAAAACCTTGGAAGACCGAGATTCAAAATCTACAGAGGCAGATCGCTGACCTGAAGCAAAATTGTCCGACTAGTCAGGCAGGACTGGAGGAGACAAAATCCTCGTTCGTGGACAAAATAATGCACGCACGGCTACCAGATCAGTTTCGCCTTCCCCAGATCATACCCTACACTGGAAAGGCTGATCCAACAGAACATATAGAGTCCTTTTGGATTCATATGGAATTGCACGATGCATCAGACGCGGTGATGTGCCGAGCCTTCTTGCTCACTCTGTCCGATGTTGCTCGACTTTGGTTCAAGCAACTGAAGCCAaggtccatcagctcattcgccGAGCTCAATGACACCTTCATCGCGAACTTTATTGGGGGCAAGAAAAGGCTCAAGGTATCGATGCATCTGAATAACATAgtccaaaaagaagaagagctCCTCAAGGACTACATCAAGCGCTTCAATCTTGAAGCTCTACAAGTTTGGAAGCACTCGAACGAAACAGCTATCAACTCCATTATGCAAGGGGTAAGAGACAAACTGTTTCTCTTATCCCTGGATAAGAATCCACCATCCACTCTGGCTGAGTTCATGGCTCGAGTAGAAAAATATACCAATGTCGAGGAGACTCGGATCCTACGAGAAGTAGCTCAAAACAGAAACGCCTACGCAAAGCAGTCGACAAAAAAGGATGTTGACTTGGCCAATACCAATAAAAAACGGAAAGACGATCGACCACGAGATGAGCACAGGTCAAGCAAACGACCTGACAGCAAGATTATAAACTATACTCCGCTCAACAAACCTCAGGAGCAAGTCCTGATGGAAATAAAGGGTGAGAACTTCGTCAACTGGGCGAACAAACTGCGTAGCAATCCTGACCGGTGAAACAAAAATAAGTAttgtcattttcactgggatCATGGACATAACACGAGCGACTGCTACAACCTGAAGCAGGAAATTGAGAGACTCATCTGAGAAAGCCACCTTGGTGAGCACGTAGACCAAGGAGCCAGGACCGTAACTGCGAAAGAACGCCCAGGTGATAACTGACCCACCAAAGAAATTTAGACGATTGTCGGTGGTCACCAGGATGGAGGCGACTCGAACAATGCTCAGAAAAATTATGCGAGGAGCATTAGTCGGCCTGAGTCCGAGATCATGATTCTTGCTCGGCCCTCGAAGGAAAGAAAGCTGGAAAAGTATAATGTGACATTCACCAAAGAGGACACTTAAGGatgtacatcgggccgaaccgagtcgaactggacTCAACTCGGCCTGAcctggtcaccagccaaacccagcccggcccggtcaccgggccaacatgtccagcccgaactcggcccagtcagcaatcgggcgagtttgggccagtttcgaaccttacaACAAGTTCATGGGTTGGGCGGCATTCTCACTTCCCTGTCTCAAATGGATAGggtaaagatatatatatatatatatatatatatatatatatatatatatatatatatatatatatatatatatatatatatatatataaatggccgagtcgggccaggtcgagtcgggtttcggaccgagtcgggccgaactgggacctgttcgaactcggcccgaacttagtttcgagctgaagaaaatggcccgtcccggaccgaactcagttccgggtcgggccgagtcgagcgagttaaccgggctagcccggtttgtgtacagccctaagGACGCTCGAGGCATCCACCACCCGCATGATGACGCTTTGGTCATTACTGTCAATATAGCAAACCACAGGGTCTTTAGGGTCCTCATTGACACAGGGTTATCTGCAGACGTATTATTCACTTAGGCTTTCGATAAGATAGGTATCGAACGGTCCGCACTATGGCCCGTGAGAACCCTTTGATCGACTTTTGGGGTGGACAAGTCCTCCCTGAGGGAACTATTCATCTCCCCCTCAATACCGGGGATGCAACAAATCAAGCAACGGTCATGGTCGACTTCCTCATAGTCGACCAATCCTCAGTCTATAACGCTATTCTCGGCTAACCCTCGTTATGCCTTCTCCGAGCCATAGTCTCAACGTATCACCTCTTCATAAAGTTcccgaccgaatcgagaatcggAATCGTCAAAGGGGACCAGCACGATGCTCGACGATGTTATGCCATAGCTTTGAAAGCTCCATCTGAAGTGGTGACGATCGAGTCTCTGGACCCTCACGACGAATCTCCCGAGCGCAGTCAGCTGATCGAAGAGCTAATCCAAGTCCTGCTTGATGAATCTGACCCATCCAAAACAGTGCAAATAGGGTCATCTCTGACATCTCCATTGAAGGACAAACTCGTCGCTCTACTGTAACGATACTCTAACGTTTTTGCATGGTCTCACGAAGATATGCCCGGCATCGACTCATCAGTAATCATTCATCGCCTCAATATCGATCCGACCTACAAGCCAGTCCGACCGAAGAGGCGTGCTCTCGGCCTTGAAAGATATGTTATAATGGAGGAAGAAGTGagcaaacttctaaaggccaagtTTGTCAAGGAGGTGTACTATCCCGATTGGATAGCCAACATCGTCCTGGTTAAAAAAGCAAACGTGAAGTGGCGGGTCTGCGTTGATTACACAGATCTAAACAAAGTCTATCCAAAAGACAATTTCCATCTTCCTAGGATTGACCAGTTGGTTAACAGTACCGCGGGGCA contains:
- the LOC131238024 gene encoding uncharacterized protein LOC131238024, giving the protein MDRRKRGRLPNEGTTDSEKPWKTEIQNLQRQIADLKQNCPTSQAGLEETKSSFVDKIMHARLPDQFRLPQIIPYTGKADPTEHIESFWIHMELHDASDAVMCRAFLLTLSDVARLWFKQLKPRSISSFAELNDTFIANFIGGKKRLKVSMHLNNIVQKEEELLKDYIKRFNLEALQVWKHSNETAINSIMQGVRDKLFLLSLDKNPPSTLAEFMARVEKYTNVEETRILREVAQNRNAYAKQSTKKDVDLANTNKKRKDDRPRDEHRSSKRPDSKIINYTPLNKPQEQVLMEIKGENFVNWANKLRSNPDR